The Alistipes megaguti sequence GAACCGGAAGAGGCCCGGAACCGGTCGGGGAAAGGGGCGGTGCGCGGGAAAGGTGCGGCACAGGAAAAAGGCTCCGCGTTAAAGAGATCCGCGCTGAAGAGACCCGCGCTAAAGAGACCCGCGCTGAAGAAAAGATGAAAAAAGCCGGTCCTTTCGGGATCGGCCTTTTTTATTCCGGGAGGATTCATCCATATCCGGAGATCAACGCATCGGGAACGAGAGCGTCCGGGCATCGAGGTAGGCATCCGGAAAGGGGCTCCAGTTCCACGCCTGACCGTTCGAAACCGTAAAGTGCGGACCCAGACGCAGCGTGTTGTTGTCAATCACCGTCACCCGCGACGGCAGATTTTCCCGCTGGATCTCCACGATCGACGACATCGAAATCTTCGGCTTCGTACGCATCGGTCCCATTGTCTCGTAGTCCGGCCGCCACGGTGACAGGTGGGCCAGCGAATCCGGAAGCGTAAAGCCCGGATTCGTATGGCGAAGCAACGTATCCGGTTTGAACACCACTTTCGACTCCGGTTCCAGCAGCAGCGGCTCCGGCTGCTGGGCCTCGACGGTCCCCCCACATGCCGCAATCGCGGCCAACATTACGATGATACGCTTTTTCATACGATCTGCTATTATTTTACTGTTATCCCTTCTGTCAATCAAACGTCAAAACACCTCCCGCAGTATGTGCACCGAACGAACCGAACTGATTGCATCGAGATGGTAACCGAAATAGGTCAGCATCGCATTCAGAAACTCCGAACGCTGCGCACGGTTCAGTCCGAGCGACCCCAGTTCGCGCACGTCGAGGCCCAGCAGCCGGTCCAGCAACGCCGCACGGGCCGGATCCATCGATCCGGGGTGGAGCGGTGGCGTCGGGGTATAAAGCCCCTCCCGGATGTCGAACCACCACCCCGGCCGATAGTCGTTGCCCGGCCGGAAACCCAACAGCCGGCTCAGATTGGCCAGAAACCACAGGTGAAAGTTCGAAACCCCGCTCTCCAAGGCATCCAGCGCCAGCGCCGAGTTCCACACAAAATCGAACAGCGGCTCGTTGGGCTCACTCTCGCGGACCAGCCGGTAGAGCGTCTCGGCCATGAAGAGCGCCATGGTCGACTTGCGTACGTCGAACGGCAGGCTCTGCAACGCAAAACCCGCCCGAACCTCCTTGAAGCGGTCCATCTGCTGGCGCGATGACTCCAGCCCTTCGAACTCCACCGGAAACATCGGCTGGAAAAGAGCCAGTTTCGAACCGTGGCCCCGGCGGCTGCGGACCCCCTGGACCATATAGCTGCGGCGTCCCCCAACGTCGGTCAGCAGGTAGGCCACCAGCGACGAATCGCCGTATTTGAGCGTATGCAGCACGATGCCGCGCCCCTTGTAACTTCTCACCGCAGCGTCTGCGTCACTTCGTCCGCCGTACGTGGACCATCATCCAACCGTCGCGCATGGCCGTCGAAACGGGCTCCATGCCCAGTTCGGAGGCCGCCGCCACGATCGAGGGAACATCCGCCTCGAGGAAGCCGCTCATCAACAGATCGCCTCCTTCGTTGAGCGTCGCCGCATAGGAGGGCATGTCCGAAAGCAGGATGTTGCGGTTGATGTTGGCCAGAATGAAATCGTAGCGGCGGCCGGCGATCCGCCGCACGTCGCCCAGCATCGGCGTGATACGATCTTCGACGCCGTTCGCGACGATATTCTCCCGGCAGTTGGCGTCGGCCCAGTCGTCGATGTCCACGGCGTCCATGTGCGTGGCGCCGCACTTCACCGCAACGATCGACAGCACCCCCGTGCCGCTGCCCATGTCCAGTCCGCTGCGCCCAGCTACTCCCAGATCGAGAATCGCCCGCGACATGAGCCATGTCGTGGCATGGTGACCCGTGCCGAACGACATCTTCGGCATCACAACCACCTCCAGCTCCCCGGCCGGGGCCGCCTCGTGGAACGGTGCCCGGATCCGCAGCCGACCCTCG is a genomic window containing:
- a CDS encoding DNA repair protein RecO; protein product: MRSYKGRGIVLHTLKYGDSSLVAYLLTDVGGRRSYMVQGVRSRRGHGSKLALFQPMFPVEFEGLESSRQQMDRFKEVRAGFALQSLPFDVRKSTMALFMAETLYRLVRESEPNEPLFDFVWNSALALDALESGVSNFHLWFLANLSRLLGFRPGNDYRPGWWFDIREGLYTPTPPLHPGSMDPARAALLDRLLGLDVRELGSLGLNRAQRSEFLNAMLTYFGYHLDAISSVRSVHILREVF
- the prmA gene encoding 50S ribosomal protein L11 methyltransferase codes for the protein MEYVSLQIPVTEAEQGEILTAELADYPFESFETEGGLLKAYIPQERLADCKSEVDSLLERYGVHGRYIAIEPQNWNALWERNFPATDVEGRLRIRAPFHEAAPAGELEVVVMPKMSFGTGHHATTWLMSRAILDLGVAGRSGLDMGSGTGVLSIVAVKCGATHMDAVDIDDWADANCRENIVANGVEDRITPMLGDVRRIAGRRYDFILANINRNILLSDMPSYAATLNEGGDLLMSGFLEADVPSIVAAASELGMEPVSTAMRDGWMMVHVRRTK